The proteins below are encoded in one region of Bacillota bacterium:
- the csaB gene encoding polysaccharide pyruvyl transferase CsaB: MDRVVIAGYYGYDNAGDEAIAEAVVYAFRTLAPDVHLTVLSGQPARTRARLGVDTVDRFSPPALLGALARCHLLVFGGGSLLQDVTSFRSLLYYQAVFALALALGKPVVVYANGLGPIRSRLGRTVTAALLRRARLVSLRDRHSWQEALRLGARAPLLTADPAFLLSPTPEGDLSRTLKAEGWDSLPRPRVGVAPRSWPASPGFVTEMGASLDRLAAEGASVVFIPMQHPQDTAAIEEIRAAMEEPARVLAARYGPRELLGLMGHLDLVIGMRLHALVFAAAAGVPVVGISYDPKVDSFLAELGCPQAGTPSDLHGDRLVETSRRVLADGDLHRHVQEKTVSFRNLAWENARATVALLPHHSG; this comes from the coding sequence TTGGACCGGGTAGTGATAGCGGGGTACTATGGATACGACAATGCCGGCGACGAGGCCATTGCCGAGGCCGTGGTGTACGCCTTCCGTACCCTGGCGCCCGACGTCCACCTCACCGTCCTCTCGGGTCAGCCGGCCCGCACCCGCGCCCGCCTCGGTGTCGATACCGTTGACCGGTTCTCTCCTCCCGCCCTGCTGGGGGCCCTGGCCCGCTGCCACCTGCTGGTCTTCGGCGGGGGCAGCCTGCTGCAGGACGTCACCAGCTTCCGCTCCCTGCTATACTACCAGGCCGTATTCGCCCTGGCCCTGGCCCTGGGCAAACCGGTGGTGGTCTACGCCAACGGCCTGGGACCCATCCGTTCCCGCCTGGGTCGCACGGTGACGGCGGCCCTGCTCCGCCGCGCCCGCCTGGTCAGCCTGCGGGATCGGCACTCCTGGCAGGAAGCCCTCCGCCTCGGTGCGCGCGCCCCCCTGCTCACCGCCGACCCCGCTTTCCTCCTGTCTCCCACACCTGAGGGTGACCTGTCCCGGACGTTGAAGGCCGAGGGGTGGGACAGCCTGCCCCGTCCCCGGGTGGGGGTTGCCCCCCGCTCGTGGCCGGCCTCACCGGGCTTCGTCACCGAGATGGGCGCATCCCTCGACCGCCTGGCCGCAGAGGGTGCCTCGGTGGTATTCATCCCCATGCAGCACCCCCAGGACACTGCCGCCATAGAGGAGATCCGCGCCGCCATGGAGGAGCCCGCGCGGGTCCTGGCCGCGCGCTATGGGCCCCGCGAGCTGCTGGGGCTGATGGGTCACCTCGACCTGGTGATCGGCATGCGCCTGCACGCGCTCGTCTTTGCCGCCGCAGCGGGGGTACCGGTGGTGGGAATCAGCTACGATCCCAAGGTGGATAGCTTCCTGGCCGAGCTGGGATGCCCGCAGGCGGGCACTCCTTCAGACCTGCACGGGGACAGATTGGTGGAGACCTCCCGGCGGGTGCTCGCCGACGGGGACCTCCACCGGCACGTGCAGGAGAAGACCGTAAGCTTCCGCAACCTGGCGTGGGAAAACGCGCGCGCCACCGTGGCCCTTCTGCCGCACCACTCGGGTTGA
- a CDS encoding glycosyltransferase: MRILLTTMALELGGAETHVVSLAAALRERGHQVVVASAGGSLVDRLGQAGVPHELVPLRSRHPLHLLRGARGLRRLMDRFPPDVVHAHARIPAFLCDLVRGPVPLVTTYHGIYAAGFPWSLVTRAGDLTIAVSEDVRRYICQRFRVDPGRVLVIPNGIDVSAFRPDLDPSPVRLRAGLSPGDIAILHAGRLERDVVAGTLTVLRAAPAFLADPRLSLLVLGDGPERERVLAEMDRVNREVGRPAVRWMGRQEEMPRWYSLAALVLGSGRVALEAMACARPVIIVGGQGSERARGLAEVAGLAEPAACEDLVATNFCARGYGHLDPLTTVVRGVRSVLENAELAARLGREGRALVESRYSLAAVSTRVEETYLRAVRTRRT; this comes from the coding sequence GTGCGCATACTCCTCACCACCATGGCTCTGGAGCTGGGCGGGGCGGAAACCCACGTGGTTTCCCTGGCCGCAGCCCTCAGGGAACGCGGACACCAGGTGGTGGTGGCATCGGCCGGGGGCAGCCTGGTGGACCGGCTCGGGCAAGCCGGCGTGCCCCACGAGCTGGTTCCCCTTCGCTCACGGCATCCCCTCCACCTCCTCAGGGGAGCGCGGGGCCTGCGGCGCCTCATGGATCGTTTCCCTCCCGACGTGGTGCACGCCCACGCCCGCATCCCCGCCTTCCTGTGCGACCTGGTCCGGGGCCCGGTGCCCCTGGTCACCACCTATCACGGCATCTACGCAGCCGGTTTCCCCTGGTCCCTCGTCACCCGGGCCGGTGACCTGACCATCGCGGTAAGCGAGGACGTGCGCCGGTATATCTGCCAGCGGTTTCGGGTGGACCCCGGGCGCGTGCTGGTAATCCCTAACGGCATAGACGTATCCGCCTTTCGACCCGACCTGGACCCCTCCCCCGTGCGTCTCCGGGCCGGCCTTTCTCCCGGCGACATCGCCATCCTGCACGCCGGCCGCCTGGAACGAGACGTGGTGGCAGGAACCCTCACCGTCCTCAGGGCTGCCCCTGCGTTCCTCGCCGACCCCCGCCTATCCCTCCTGGTCCTGGGCGACGGTCCCGAGCGGGAGCGCGTTCTCGCCGAGATGGACCGGGTGAACCGGGAGGTGGGCCGGCCGGCAGTGAGGTGGATGGGGCGCCAGGAGGAGATGCCCCGCTGGTACAGCCTGGCCGCCCTGGTACTGGGCAGTGGCCGGGTGGCCCTGGAAGCCATGGCCTGCGCCCGCCCGGTGATCATCGTGGGCGGCCAGGGAAGCGAAAGGGCGCGCGGCCTGGCGGAGGTAGCAGGGCTGGCCGAGCCAGCGGCCTGCGAAGACCTGGTGGCCACCAACTTCTGCGCCCGCGGGTACGGACACCTCGACCCCCTGACCACCGTAGTGCGGGGGGTAAGGTCGGTACTTGAGAATGCCGAACTGGCAGCGCGCCTGGGTCGGGAAGGACGCGCCCTGGTGGAATCCAGGTATTCCCTGGCGGCGGTGTCCACCCGCGTCGAAGAGACATACCTTCGGGCGGTGCGGACCCGGAGGACGTAA
- a CDS encoding DoxX family membrane protein: MFRDQRWRPVWLLLRLWLGYQWLEAGLHKVADPKWMVTGEAIRGYWMRAAGLLPGAKPAIKYGWYETFIRWLAESGQQVWFAKLVALGELLVGVGLIVGGLTLVAAFFGALMNLNYMLAGTASTNPVMYTAAILIIIAGPAAYYWGVDRFLLPYLKTALARVLARTRGVPAERTT; this comes from the coding sequence GTGTTCCGTGATCAGCGCTGGCGCCCGGTGTGGTTGCTCCTGCGCCTGTGGCTGGGGTATCAGTGGCTGGAGGCCGGGCTACACAAGGTAGCGGACCCCAAGTGGATGGTCACGGGCGAAGCCATCCGCGGCTACTGGATGAGGGCAGCCGGCCTGCTGCCCGGTGCCAAGCCTGCGATCAAGTACGGCTGGTACGAGACGTTCATCCGCTGGCTGGCCGAGAGCGGGCAACAGGTCTGGTTCGCCAAGCTGGTGGCCCTGGGGGAACTCCTGGTGGGCGTTGGGCTCATCGTGGGGGGCCTGACGCTGGTGGCCGCCTTCTTCGGTGCCCTCATGAACCTGAACTACATGCTGGCCGGAACCGCCAGCACCAACCCGGTGATGTACACGGCCGCCATCCTGATCATCATCGCCGGGCCGGCAGCCTACTACTGGGGGGTCGACCGCTTCCTGTTGCCGTATCTCAAGACGGCCCTGGCCCGGGTGCTCGCGCGCACGCGGGGGGTCCCTGCCGAGCGCACCACCTGA
- a CDS encoding transcriptional regulator, producing the protein MAAQPTGTRGSILEFLKRSGGMTAADLGRELGVSPMAARQHLAVLEAEGLVEANLRRSGVGRPSSVYRLTEKGQETFPRLYDAFLILVLKAIREQYDEEGLQAIWDWRTEYTDHLHGPQLRQLPPRARVRALADLLEQTGHMVEFSQAGDEAVIVEHNCPIARVSREFPEICHNELTLLERLIDLPLVRDACMAEGADVCRYRIKLPPS; encoded by the coding sequence ATGGCGGCTCAACCGACCGGCACCCGGGGCAGCATCCTGGAGTTCCTCAAGCGCTCCGGCGGCATGACCGCTGCCGACCTGGGAAGGGAGCTGGGCGTATCCCCCATGGCGGCACGGCAGCACCTGGCCGTGCTGGAGGCCGAGGGCCTGGTGGAAGCCAACCTGCGCCGCAGCGGGGTGGGACGCCCGAGCAGCGTCTACCGCCTCACGGAAAAGGGCCAGGAGACTTTCCCCCGCCTCTACGATGCTTTCCTGATCCTGGTCCTGAAGGCCATCCGGGAACAGTACGACGAGGAAGGCCTCCAGGCCATCTGGGACTGGCGGACGGAGTACACCGATCACCTGCACGGTCCCCAGCTCCGGCAGCTGCCCCCGCGCGCGCGGGTGAGGGCGCTGGCAGACTTGCTGGAGCAGACCGGGCACATGGTGGAATTCTCCCAAGCCGGGGACGAAGCGGTGATCGTCGAACACAACTGCCCCATCGCCCGCGTGTCCCGGGAATTCCCCGAGATCTGCCACAACGAACTCACACTCCTGGAACGTCTCATCGACCTCCCCCTGGTCCGGGACGCCTGCATGGCGGAAGGGGCCGACGTGTGCCGCTATCGCATCAAACTGCCTCCCTCCTGA
- a CDS encoding M67 family metallopeptidase — MKREPAGNRQILYVPEPVWEAVLDHCRREMPREACGLLSGLGNTVACALPLPNVAPDPQHSYLAEPECLYRALAEVERRGEEMLGIYHSHPTGSPALSARDREQALWPGVVHVVVSFAGRRPQARAWRLPGCGPPVDTAVGAVPLRIIHLDKL; from the coding sequence GTGAAAAGGGAGCCGGCTGGCAATCGCCAGATACTGTACGTTCCCGAGCCCGTCTGGGAGGCCGTCCTGGACCACTGCCGGCGGGAGATGCCGCGCGAAGCGTGCGGTTTGCTGTCGGGCCTGGGGAACACGGTGGCGTGTGCCCTCCCCCTGCCCAACGTTGCGCCCGATCCCCAGCACAGCTACCTGGCCGAACCGGAGTGCCTCTACCGGGCTCTCGCGGAGGTGGAAAGGCGGGGCGAGGAAATGTTAGGCATCTACCACTCCCATCCCACCGGCTCGCCCGCCCTGTCCGCCCGCGACCGGGAGCAGGCTTTGTGGCCCGGGGTGGTCCACGTGGTCGTCTCTTTCGCCGGGCGGCGGCCACAGGCCCGCGCCTGGCGCCTCCCGGGGTGCGGCCCCCCGGTCGATACCGCGGTGGGGGCCGTGCCCTTACGCATCATACATCTTGACAAACTATAG
- a CDS encoding threonine/serine dehydratase: MAARDGACAAGTGAGAEVDREALLRAWQRLAGRVRETPLVPAPELGERAGGAVWLKAENLQAEGSFKLRGATNRMLALEEGGWRGGVVTASSGNHGRAVSRAARELGWQVVVVMPEDAPPVKVEACGRLGARVVLHGTSSTARAELAERLAREEGLAFVPSHDDPDVVAGQGTVAMEILGRLPSCRVILAPVGGGGLASGVALAAHHFSSGVEVWGVEPEGSACMYRSLQAGEPVTLEAVSTVADGLRSRRPGSIPFALARRYLKGVLLVSEEEILATMRYLARECHLVVEPSGAVAAAALWAGKLDLEGRVAVAVLSGGNVDAALLCRVVGEGA, encoded by the coding sequence GTGGCGGCAAGGGACGGGGCGTGCGCTGCCGGGACAGGCGCTGGGGCAGAGGTGGACCGGGAGGCATTGCTCAGGGCGTGGCAGAGACTGGCGGGGAGGGTGAGGGAAACTCCTCTCGTCCCCGCTCCCGAGTTGGGGGAGCGGGCCGGGGGCGCGGTGTGGCTGAAGGCCGAGAACCTGCAGGCCGAGGGTTCCTTCAAGCTGCGCGGGGCCACCAACCGCATGCTGGCCCTCGAGGAGGGGGGCTGGCGGGGCGGAGTCGTGACCGCCTCGTCGGGCAACCACGGCCGGGCGGTGTCCCGGGCCGCGCGCGAGTTGGGCTGGCAGGTGGTGGTGGTGATGCCGGAGGATGCGCCCCCGGTCAAGGTGGAAGCATGTGGCCGCCTGGGTGCGCGGGTGGTGCTCCACGGCACCAGCTCCACGGCGCGGGCCGAGCTGGCCGAGCGACTCGCCCGCGAGGAGGGCCTGGCCTTCGTGCCCTCCCACGACGACCCCGATGTGGTGGCCGGCCAGGGCACGGTGGCCATGGAGATCCTCGGGCGCCTTCCTTCGTGCCGGGTGATCCTGGCCCCCGTGGGGGGTGGCGGGCTGGCGAGTGGAGTGGCGCTGGCGGCGCACCACTTCAGCAGCGGTGTGGAGGTGTGGGGGGTGGAGCCGGAGGGCTCGGCGTGCATGTACCGGTCGCTGCAGGCGGGTGAGCCGGTGACCCTGGAGGCGGTGAGCACGGTGGCGGACGGACTGCGGTCGCGCCGCCCGGGGAGCATCCCCTTCGCCCTTGCCCGCCGCTACCTCAAGGGAGTGCTGCTGGTTAGCGAGGAGGAGATCCTGGCCACCATGAGGTACCTCGCCCGGGAGTGCCACCTGGTGGTGGAGCCCTCGGGAGCGGTGGCAGCCGCCGCCCTGTGGGCGGGAAAGCTAGACCTGGAGGGACGGGTGGCGGTGGCGGTTTTGAGCGGGGGGAACGTGGACGCGGCATTGCTCTGCCGCGTGGTCGGGGAAGGGGCATAG
- a CDS encoding electron transfer flavoprotein subunit beta/FixA family protein: protein MRIVVCARQVPDTEAKVAVGKDGRSIDETGITFIINPYDEFALEEGLRIRERLGGQATVTMVCVGPPRAEEALRTGLAMGADGAVHIWDDMLAGTDAAALAVVLQAAVTQVGFDLILCGRVAIDDASAQVGLRLAERLGIPHANAVTRLEIQGQKLAAHREVEGGVEVVEVPLPAVVTAQKGLNEPRYPTIPAIMKARRKEIGRPGLAGLGLDAQAVAGACRSEVLSLAPAPARKGGRLVAGEPEEAARTLAHLLREEAKVL from the coding sequence TTGCGCATCGTGGTATGTGCCAGGCAGGTGCCGGACACCGAGGCGAAGGTTGCAGTGGGCAAAGACGGCAGGTCCATAGACGAAACCGGGATAACCTTCATCATCAATCCTTACGACGAGTTCGCCCTGGAAGAGGGGCTGCGCATCAGGGAGAGGCTGGGGGGGCAGGCCACGGTCACCATGGTGTGCGTGGGACCGCCCCGGGCCGAGGAAGCGCTGCGCACCGGGCTGGCCATGGGTGCCGACGGGGCCGTCCACATCTGGGATGATATGTTGGCGGGCACCGATGCCGCCGCTCTGGCGGTCGTGCTGCAGGCGGCGGTGACGCAGGTCGGTTTCGACCTCATCCTGTGCGGACGGGTGGCCATCGACGACGCCTCCGCCCAGGTGGGGCTGCGCCTGGCCGAGAGGCTGGGGATTCCCCATGCCAACGCGGTGACCCGACTGGAGATCCAGGGCCAGAAGCTGGCGGCCCACCGGGAAGTGGAAGGCGGGGTGGAGGTGGTGGAAGTGCCTCTGCCCGCGGTGGTCACCGCCCAGAAGGGTCTCAACGAGCCCCGCTATCCCACCATTCCCGCCATCATGAAGGCGCGGCGCAAGGAGATCGGGCGACCCGGCCTGGCCGGGCTGGGCCTGGATGCGCAGGCGGTCGCCGGCGCCTGCCGCAGCGAGGTGCTCTCCCTGGCCCCGGCGCCGGCGCGCAAGGGTGGCCGCCTGGTGGCGGGCGAGCCCGAGGAGGCGGCCCGCACCCTGGCCCACCTCCTGCGCGAAGAAGCAAAGGTGCTGTAG
- a CDS encoding electron transfer flavoprotein subunit alpha/FixB family protein: protein MTGIYVYAETKEGEFRKATGEILSRCRAVADATGQPLVALVVGPAPDDAPARLAPFGADLVLHVDGPGLDVYTSQGYVWALASCLKDREPMAVFFGNTPLARDLAPRVAERLGAALHGDCTGLAWEGGRFVFTRPVYGGKLYARAVSKPGYPVLATFRPNSLGMAPANATSPACERVQVEVPAGTVTAVVKETVRQVAGRVSLQEAEIIVSGGRGVGGPEGFRVIEELADALGAAVGASRAAVDAGWISYDHQVGQTGKAVSPNLYIACGISGAIQHLAGMSSARCIVAINKDPDAYIFKVADYGIVGDLFQVVPALARELREMLARA, encoded by the coding sequence ATGACCGGCATATACGTGTATGCTGAAACCAAAGAAGGTGAGTTCCGCAAGGCGACCGGAGAAATCCTCTCCCGCTGCCGGGCGGTGGCGGACGCCACCGGCCAGCCCCTGGTGGCGCTGGTGGTGGGTCCCGCTCCCGATGATGCGCCCGCGCGCCTGGCCCCCTTCGGCGCCGACCTGGTTCTCCATGTGGACGGGCCCGGTCTGGACGTGTACACCAGCCAGGGCTACGTCTGGGCACTGGCCTCCTGCCTGAAGGACCGCGAGCCCATGGCAGTGTTCTTCGGCAACACCCCCCTGGCCCGCGACCTGGCTCCCCGGGTGGCGGAGCGGTTGGGGGCGGCCCTGCACGGCGACTGTACCGGGCTGGCCTGGGAGGGCGGTCGCTTCGTCTTCACGCGGCCCGTGTATGGAGGCAAGCTCTACGCCCGGGCAGTGTCCAAGCCGGGGTACCCCGTGCTGGCCACTTTCCGGCCTAACTCCCTGGGGATGGCGCCGGCGAACGCTACCTCCCCTGCCTGCGAGCGGGTGCAGGTGGAAGTCCCCGCCGGTACCGTCACCGCGGTGGTGAAGGAGACGGTACGCCAGGTGGCCGGCCGGGTGAGCCTGCAGGAAGCGGAGATCATCGTGTCCGGGGGCCGGGGGGTGGGCGGACCCGAGGGCTTCCGGGTAATCGAGGAGCTGGCCGACGCGCTGGGAGCGGCGGTGGGGGCTTCCCGGGCCGCCGTGGACGCCGGTTGGATCAGCTATGACCATCAGGTGGGCCAGACCGGTAAGGCGGTATCGCCCAACCTGTACATCGCCTGCGGCATATCGGGGGCCATCCAGCACCTGGCGGGGATGTCGTCGGCACGCTGCATCGTGGCCATCAACAAGGACCCGGACGCTTACATCTTCAAAGTGGCCGACTACGGTATCGTGGGAGACCTGTTCCAGGTGGTGCCGGCCCTCGCCCGGGAGCTGCGCGAGATGCTGGCCAGGGCCTAG
- a CDS encoding heterodisulfide reductase-related iron-sulfur binding cluster, whose product MPARTIYWNIPGHPWLYLFFVIAVVVLAWGLWGRYRVIRRGPRQPLWDQAGRRLWSLVVDGLFERRFWTDPYAAVMHLCIMGGMLVLLFGTAVVLLQADFHLPVFRGTFYLGLSLALDVFGALAALGLVMALVRRYLVRPARLDNRGEDALILGGLLFVVVNGFALEALRLAAAPDPWQGWTPVGALLAAPLAGVRAATLMAWHRVLWWVHLSTALALVAWLPFSKLLHIVTGPAHQLLRDLGPRGTLALVDFSDETREVYGLANLDEVGPRGRLALEACTRCGRCQEVCPAHLSGKPLTPKQVVLDLRAELEAGLQWWQRRAGGSGQAAGRTIPGQVVEADVIWSCTTCGACQEHCPVYIDHPPLLVEMRRYLVMVEGDFPSEAQLALRNVETNYNPWGVGWAERGRWAEGLDVPDFAGPAGAQADAWLYWVGCAGAFDARNRRVATSLVRLLQQAGVPFGILGTQERCCGDPARRLGNEYLFQMLAEHNIAAMSRAGVRRIVTACPHCYHVLGREYPALGGQFQVVHHTTLLADLVREGKLAPVAREPLEEPLVYHDSCYLGRYAGMYDAPRHLLDALGTGRVELSRARAHSFCCGGGGGRTFLEESLGRRINLMRSEEIVAARARTVATACPFCLTMLEDGAKERGGAFTVYDVAELLARRP is encoded by the coding sequence ATGCCCGCACGCACCATATACTGGAACATACCCGGGCATCCTTGGTTGTACCTGTTCTTCGTCATCGCCGTCGTGGTGCTGGCCTGGGGTCTGTGGGGACGTTACCGGGTGATCCGCCGGGGTCCGCGTCAGCCCCTGTGGGACCAGGCCGGCCGGCGGCTGTGGTCCCTGGTGGTGGACGGCCTGTTCGAGCGCCGCTTCTGGACGGACCCCTATGCCGCGGTCATGCACCTCTGCATCATGGGGGGCATGCTGGTGCTCCTGTTCGGAACCGCCGTCGTCCTCCTGCAGGCCGACTTCCACCTGCCCGTCTTCCGGGGCACCTTCTACCTGGGGCTCTCCCTGGCCCTGGACGTCTTCGGGGCGCTGGCGGCCCTGGGGCTGGTGATGGCCCTGGTGCGTCGCTACCTGGTCCGGCCCGCCCGGCTGGACAACCGGGGGGAAGACGCCCTCATCCTGGGCGGGCTGCTGTTCGTGGTGGTGAACGGCTTCGCCCTGGAGGCCCTGCGGCTGGCAGCCGCCCCCGACCCGTGGCAGGGCTGGACCCCGGTGGGCGCTCTCCTGGCCGCGCCCCTGGCCGGGGTACGCGCGGCCACCCTGATGGCCTGGCACCGGGTACTCTGGTGGGTCCACCTGAGTACGGCCCTGGCCCTGGTCGCCTGGTTGCCCTTCTCCAAGCTGCTCCACATCGTCACCGGGCCGGCGCACCAGCTCCTGCGGGACCTGGGCCCGCGGGGAACGCTGGCGCTGGTGGACTTCAGCGACGAGACCCGCGAGGTTTACGGGCTGGCCAACCTGGACGAGGTGGGGCCGAGGGGCAGGCTGGCCCTGGAGGCCTGTACCCGCTGCGGGCGCTGCCAGGAGGTATGTCCCGCCCACCTTTCCGGTAAGCCCCTCACCCCCAAGCAGGTGGTGCTAGACCTGCGCGCCGAGCTGGAGGCCGGCCTTCAGTGGTGGCAACGCCGCGCGGGTGGTTCAGGCCAGGCGGCGGGGCGCACGATACCGGGCCAGGTGGTGGAGGCGGACGTCATCTGGTCCTGCACCACCTGTGGTGCCTGCCAGGAGCACTGCCCGGTGTACATCGACCACCCCCCTCTGCTGGTGGAGATGAGACGCTACCTGGTGATGGTGGAGGGAGATTTCCCTTCCGAGGCTCAGCTTGCCCTGCGCAACGTGGAGACCAACTACAACCCCTGGGGGGTGGGCTGGGCCGAGCGGGGCCGGTGGGCCGAGGGGCTGGACGTCCCGGACTTCGCCGGCCCGGCGGGGGCGCAAGCCGACGCCTGGCTTTACTGGGTGGGGTGCGCGGGGGCCTTTGACGCCCGCAACCGCAGGGTGGCGACCAGTCTGGTCCGTCTCCTGCAGCAGGCCGGGGTCCCCTTCGGCATCCTGGGTACCCAGGAGCGATGCTGCGGCGACCCCGCGCGCCGGCTGGGGAATGAATACCTGTTCCAGATGCTGGCCGAGCACAACATCGCCGCCATGTCCCGCGCCGGGGTGCGGCGCATCGTCACCGCCTGCCCCCACTGCTACCACGTGCTGGGCCGCGAGTACCCCGCCCTGGGGGGCCAGTTCCAGGTGGTGCACCACACCACCCTGCTGGCCGACCTGGTGAGGGAGGGGAAGCTCGCCCCCGTCGCCCGGGAGCCTCTGGAGGAACCGCTCGTCTACCACGATTCCTGCTACCTGGGAAGATACGCGGGCATGTACGACGCGCCCCGCCACCTCCTCGACGCCCTGGGGACGGGCCGGGTGGAGCTTTCCCGGGCGCGGGCGCACAGCTTCTGCTGCGGGGGCGGGGGCGGTCGCACCTTCCTGGAGGAGTCCCTGGGCAGGCGCATCAACCTTATGCGCAGCGAGGAGATCGTGGCCGCCCGGGCGCGCACGGTGGCCACGGCCTGTCCCTTCTGTCTCACCATGCTGGAGGACGGTGCCAAAGAGAGAGGAGGAGCCTTCACCGTGTACGACGTGGCCGAGTTGCTGGCCCGTCGTCCGTGA
- a CDS encoding ABC transporter ATP-binding protein, protein MNLEKLIEVKDLKTYFFTSDGVLPAVDGVTFHINRGETLGVVGESGCGKSVTSLSIMRLVPIPPGRYVGGEILFDGESLLKKSEPEMRKIRGNDIAMIFQEPMTSLNPVYTIGDQIAEAVQLHQGLKRREAMAKAEHMLHLVGVPDPHRRIREYPHQLSGGMRQRAMIAMALSCNPKLLIADEPTTALDVTIQAQILELMKSLKRELGMAIMLITHDLGVIAEMAERVVVMYSGKVVEEAAVYDLFREPLHPYSEGLLTCIPRIDRARGRLNVIEGVVPNPLEFPPGCRFHPRCPYAQDVCRVQEPPLVAQGSRRIACHFTPAQRRPAREVA, encoded by the coding sequence CTGAACTTGGAGAAGCTCATCGAGGTCAAGGACCTGAAGACCTACTTCTTCACCTCCGACGGAGTCCTGCCCGCCGTGGACGGGGTGACGTTCCACATCAATCGGGGCGAGACCCTGGGGGTGGTGGGGGAATCCGGCTGCGGAAAGAGCGTCACTTCGCTCTCCATCATGAGGCTGGTGCCCATCCCTCCCGGCAGGTATGTGGGCGGGGAGATCCTGTTTGACGGTGAAAGCCTGCTCAAGAAGTCCGAGCCCGAAATGCGCAAGATCCGCGGCAACGACATCGCCATGATATTCCAGGAGCCCATGACCTCCCTCAACCCGGTGTACACCATCGGTGACCAGATCGCGGAGGCCGTCCAGCTGCACCAGGGTCTCAAGCGCCGGGAGGCCATGGCCAAGGCCGAGCACATGCTGCACCTGGTGGGTGTGCCCGACCCCCACCGGCGCATCCGGGAGTATCCCCACCAGCTGTCGGGGGGCATGCGGCAGCGGGCCATGATCGCCATGGCCCTCTCCTGCAACCCCAAGCTGCTCATCGCCGACGAACCCACCACCGCCCTGGACGTCACTATCCAGGCCCAGATCCTGGAGCTCATGAAGAGCCTCAAGCGGGAGCTGGGGATGGCCATCATGCTCATCACCCACGACCTGGGAGTCATCGCCGAGATGGCGGAACGGGTGGTGGTCATGTACTCGGGGAAGGTGGTGGAGGAGGCAGCGGTGTACGACCTCTTCCGCGAGCCCCTGCATCCCTACTCCGAGGGGCTGCTGACCTGCATTCCCCGTATCGACCGGGCCCGGGGCAGGTTGAACGTCATCGAGGGGGTGGTCCCCAACCCGCTGGAGTTCCCGCCCGGGTGCCGGTTCCATCCTCGCTGCCCCTACGCGCAGGACGTCTGCCGCGTCCAGGAACCGCCCCTGGTCGCGCAGGGTTCCCGCCGCATAGCCTGTCATTTCACTCCGGCCCAGCGGCGGCCGGCCCGGGAGGTGGCATAG
- a CDS encoding dipeptide ABC transporter ATP-binding protein has protein sequence MSVVLKEEVGPAASPQGDFLLEVVDLKKYFPIYGGVFSRVVGYNYAVDGVSFRVKRGETFGLVGESGCGKTTAGRTILRLTPATSGKVYFDGQDVYALSPAQMRRLRREMQIIFQDPYASLNPRMTVGEIIGEPLEIHGVARGAKKQERVRELLQVVGLQSSDGRRYPHEFSGGQRQRIGIARALALNPKLIICDEPVSALDVSIQSQILNLLDELQDQFGLTYIFIAHGLHVIKHVSDRVGVMYLGKLVEVASADELFAEPYHPYTEALLSAIPVPNPEVRRERIVLEGDVPSPINPPPGCRFHTRCRYAQPQCREAEPPLREVGSGRMVACHLRP, from the coding sequence GTGAGCGTGGTGCTCAAGGAAGAAGTGGGTCCGGCCGCTTCGCCCCAGGGAGACTTCCTGCTGGAAGTGGTGGATCTCAAGAAGTACTTCCCGATCTACGGGGGCGTGTTCTCCCGGGTGGTAGGTTACAACTACGCCGTGGACGGCGTGTCCTTCCGCGTGAAGCGGGGAGAGACCTTCGGCCTGGTGGGCGAGTCGGGTTGCGGCAAGACCACGGCCGGGCGGACCATCCTGCGGCTGACGCCGGCCACCTCGGGCAAGGTGTACTTCGATGGACAGGATGTCTACGCCCTCTCGCCCGCCCAGATGCGCCGGCTGCGCCGGGAGATGCAGATCATATTCCAGGACCCCTATGCTTCCCTCAACCCGCGTATGACGGTGGGGGAGATCATCGGTGAGCCCCTGGAGATCCACGGCGTGGCCCGGGGCGCGAAGAAGCAGGAGCGGGTCAGGGAGCTGTTGCAGGTGGTGGGGCTGCAGTCTTCCGACGGCCGCCGCTACCCGCACGAGTTCTCGGGCGGGCAGCGGCAACGCATCGGCATCGCCCGCGCCCTGGCCCTGAACCCCAAGTTGATAATCTGTGACGAGCCCGTTTCCGCTCTGGACGTGTCCATCCAGTCGCAGATCCTGAACCTGCTGGACGAGTTGCAGGATCAGTTCGGCCTGACGTATATCTTCATCGCCCACGGGTTGCATGTGATCAAACATGTGTCCGACCGGGTGGGCGTCATGTACCTGGGCAAGCTGGTGGAAGTGGCATCAGCCGACGAGCTGTTCGCCGAGCCGTACCACCCTTACACCGAAGCCCTGCTGTCCGCCATCCCCGTTCCCAATCCCGAGGTGCGGCGGGAGCGCATCGTGCTGGAAGGCGACGTGCCCAGCCCCATCAACCCTCCGCCCGGGTGCCGGTTCCACACCAGGTGCCGGTACGCCCAGCCCCAGTGTCGCGAGGCGGAACCTCCCCTGCGGGAGGTGGGTAGCGGCAGGATGGTAGCCTGCCACCTGCGTCCCTAA